The window ATGTATTTCTAGCTTCAGGCTTAGTTTTTTGAGAACAGTTATCAAGGGCTTGCATTTTTAGAATATCTGCTTGTGAATACACTTAGTGGTACACCATCCTGAGGTTTCCTTTTCTCAGGGCAACGCGTCCTCCCCATTTCCAACTTTTCCACGTAGGCACAACTAATGGAGAATTATGGAGGGCCAAGTGGGAGCCTGACAGCTCCCTGGGAGTCTCTGAGGCCTCTTGCTGAGGGTACCTTCTTGGGCCTAGCTGCTGCTCTGAGTCTGTCAGGGCCTGATTTGAGTCTGTCCTCCCCCCATCTAAGGCCGGAGCATGTACGCCACTTTCCCCATCCCTCAGTCCAGAGTCCGGCCCCAAGAGGGTCAGGGAAGGGTCGGACCTGAACCTCTGGGCCCAATCTGACCGCTGCGCCTGCACTGCCTCTCCCAGCTTCCGTCGAGGGTGCCCCACAGCTCACCATGCTGGGTCTCTTCCGCCACATCCTCTCCCGAGAGGGGGTGTGGGGCCTGTATCGAGGCATCGCCCCCAACTTCATGAAAGTGATTCCAGCTGTCAGCATCTCCTATGTCGTCTATGAGAACATGAAACAAGCCCTAGGGGTTACCACCAGGTGAGGGGCTGGGggttcccccccttcccctccctgctGGGCCCTATCCCTTTCCCTCTGGATCCTGGTGATAAGACCAACCCCCTGTGCCAGATTTCTCGGCTGCTCCTGGAGCCTGCAACCAACTGATCTACCCCACCTGGTCACTGACACTGGATCACCAGAGGAACCTGCCCCAGGATCTGCTCTGCATGGCATTGGCACTGGATTCCCAACCTCTGGTGGAGGTGGGGATGGCGGTGGCCCTTCACCCCTacgccccctcccctccccactgcACTGACATGAGAACCCTCTGGTCTCTTCCCCATCCCCGTGTACTGCAGCTCCACCGGGCCCCCCTGTGGCAGTGCAAATTCCCTGGATCCCTCCTCCGAATCCCCCATGATAGCGACACTGTTCTGCTCCAGCCCTGACTACCCCGTCACCCCAGACAGCTCAGCCTAACCCATCTGTGGGGGAACGCAGGGGTCAGGGAGACACACTAGCTAAGCCCAGCCAGAGAGAGGGTTCCCCATGGCCCGAGGCAGAGGTCCTCCAGAACCCCACAGCTGAGGACGAACCTTCtactttctttcccccttctctcattCCTCAGCTTAGGTAAGAGATGAGTTTGAATAAGGCTGAAAAGGGACCCAGGACAGGGTTAGGACCTCTTGCTGAGCCATACTTAGGTCCACGCCCCTCCCTCCAGCATCCTCCAAACACATTCTAATTGccaggaagaaataaagagagaaagaaagaagtcttAAAAATCACCCCACCCAGCTCTATTTTTCTACTGGGGTAAAGAACAGCTAttctcccaacacacacacacacacattccacaCCTTCCCCAACCTCCAGGGAATCTCTGTATATACTGCATTTTATAGCTGGATTCTGAGGCTGGGAGTGGAGGTGAGACCTGAGAATTAAGGTATAAAAAGGTCTCCTCTCTTCGAAAGCAGAGAATCTAGTCCCTGTGGAGAGCAGTATCCAGAGGTCCCTCTTCCCCTCTCATGCTCCCTCCCCACTCAGTCTCTCTGCCTGTGTGTGCACCTTTTCAAAGGGAAACAAATGAATACATTTTTCTAAGTCCCCAAGGCCAGTCTGTGTGGTGTCTTTATTTGAGGGGGAGAGGAACACGGTTCAAGGGGATTTCGGCACCGCACAAAACTTTCCATTCCCTGGAACAAAAGTGTAGCTAGGATTTATGTGCCAGAAGCAACATCACGGCCAGGGAGGAGATTTGACAGGAGAAGATTGGCTCCTGCCTCAGGTACAGTTGATGTGAAGAAACAATCTTTCCCAGAGAGCCTAGTGCAGGCCCCTGCGGCACATTCCCATTCCTTAAGGCCAGAGCCCTTCTTCTGGAGGAGGCTCTTGTGGGCTATGGcagcctccctcctccctctgccccAGACTGGGACCGTTAAGCCAGCCTTATGGCACAGGCCAGCAGATAGACTAAAGCTCAGGATCGTGAGCTTGGAGGATCCCCGACAGGCAGAACCCACCCTCTCCCTAGATATTGGTACCCAAGCCCCAGCACCTGGCCCTAACTGTTCTACCCTGGAGCCTAGATAAAAGATAGGAGAGCTTCCAATGTCTGCCTTTGAGAAACccaaggaggggaggaaggatggAGCAGGAAATGCCATAAAATACTAGGACTCTTAAACTGTACTAGATAGTGCAGTCATGAACCCTAAACTAGGAGTCAGAGACCCAAAGAATTTCAATGTCCATGTTTCTTCAAAGATGGGGACTAAGGGTTAGAGATGGAAaataatactcttttttttttttttgctgaggcaattggggttaagtgactcgcccagggtcacacaattaggaagtgttaagtgtctgaaatcagatttgaactcagaccctccactgcactacctagctgcccctgaaatgAATATTCTTAAGGAAGGTTATACAATGACTTAGAAGCTTAGACCCAGGCCTGAtttcacatttaatattttttaacttctctaggagATTAGATCTGGTTTAAATTCCAGTTTGTACCTCGTAGTTGGGTAAGATCAGAAAAGCTCTTTGGCCCTCgcctgtaaaataaaggggttgatTGAAACCAGAGGACCTTGGGCCTTTGGacagatttcaaaggattcattcaatcggatttttaaaaagtattttggtaattatttcaatataaccaGTTTCTgttgtaattttatgtatttcatttatgcatttaaaaacctgattctgagaaagggtccttAGACGTTATCAGACTGATAGCCtaggtgggggagagaaggaagtgttctaggacatatacaaaaaaggtTCAGTCCCTTTCCAAGTGACTAGAAGTTCGTGCTATCTTATTGTATAAGTGGAACTGAGCTTTGGGTCAGGAAATACAAGCTCAAGTTCAAATTTTCATTTGACCTCTCCTGtgtaaacctgggcaaatcacttaatctcccctaagcttcagtttcctattctgtaaaatggggataatgatacctGGAGCACTTGCCTCTTAGGGTTActatgaggaaagcactttgtaaatcttaaagcccCAAACTTGAACTATTATTAACAGTGtattttaaaaggagagaaataatgtTTATAATCACCTGGGCTAGCCCAAGAGGCTTATAAAATTTCAATGATGACATAATTTATTGATAGGGTtattaaatactattaataaaaataatacagtgAAGTTGGACTGACCTTTTTCTAAGGGCCTTCCTGCCTCAAACATTCTATGATCCTGCAACTTTAGGAAATCTTACTCCCCCAAGTTAGATGTCATTCCAATCCCCAGGGTAACAGAATTCAGTGACTTCACCAATGATTCTGTGACATCATGGCTACTCCCCGAGGAAGGGCCAGAGTTCCAAGGGGTTCCTCCCTCCAAGCGGGAGAGAGCCAGAGTCCTGGAAGGAAACCCACTGTCCGAAGtctctcccacccacccccacccccggctACCATGGAGCCCCATGATAGGAATCCCATCTCTTACATCCAGAGCTTTGGGCCCCATCCCTACCACCACCAGGAGAAACAGCAGGTAAACTCAGAGGGCCAAGTCCGGAACAAGGGATCTCCCAGGTCCCCATtctggggatgggggtggagggCAAAGGTCACAACGCCCATACTGTTGCTGTCAACCTCTTTGGGGAAGAAACAGCTTCCAACTGCCTGGCTAGGCTCCATAGGGGAAGGAAGAGACTTAAGGGAGAGTACAGGGCATGGAGGGGAGGGGGGTGCTGCAGGGGACGGGGCAGGGCTTTACATCTCAATCCAAAAATGCATCTTAGAAGGGGCAGTCCCTGAGGAGATAACCAGTCAGGGTGCTCTCATTAGAATGAGGGGGGGGGTCTGTGGGTCGGGTTATTGAGCTGCTTTGTGGGGACCCTGGGACTTGATCTGGCCAGGTACTAGACACCGGTGAACAGCTGATGGTCCCGGTAGAAGTGTTGCGTGAAACCAACCAAGCAGCCTGGTGGAAATTCCTGGTCTCGGGGGCTGTGGCTGGGGCTGTGTCGCGCACTGGGACAGCCCCACTGGACAGGGCTAAAGTCTTCATGCAGGTGCGGACCGGTCTGGGGCAAGGCTGGGGACAGGGATGGGAATGGCGATGAAGGGCCGCCTAGAGAATGGGGGACGGGCCAGCACAGAGCACAGGGATGGGGACATCCTCTCCCTGTGTGTCCAGGTCTACGCCTCCAAAACAAACATCATGAATTTGCTGGGGGGGATGCGGAGCATGATCCAAGAAGGTGGAATCGGCTCCCTGTGGCGGGGAAATGGCATCAACGTGCTCAAGATCGCACCTGAGTACGCCATCAAGTTCTCCGTCTTTGAGCAGGTGGGGGGACAGGCTGAGGCTCTTCCCACATATCTCTCCGAGACCTGGACTGACCCTGGCCTAGGTCCTCACTCTTGCACAGACCCTGCACTACACACTCGCCTGTTCTAGAGTCTAGATTTGCTCCTGATCCAGGTTCTGACCTTCACTCTcaaccttatttttattttaactcatCTTGTTTCTGACTCAGTGTGTACTCTGAACCTCatcccacagccctctctttcTCCCAGCCCTCCCAGGTGCCCACTCTCTTTATCATCCCAATAGGATACGTCCTATTTCATATTCCACCTTTCTGCCCTTTCTTCTGTCCAGCTCTAAGGGTCTGGGAGGTCAGAAAAAGAATTTGCGGGAGGGGACTCTGGGAAGGAATTGGGAGAGGGCTTTGAGTTATAGGACTAGTGAATCTTCCCTTACCCCCGCTTCCCTGTCACCTCCTCACTTCCCACAGTGTAAGAATTCCTTCTGCAACCAGGACAACCCCCAGGCCTTTCATGAAAGAATCCTGGCTAGCTCCCTGGCAGCGGCCATCTCCCAGACTCTCATCAACCCCATGGAGGTGAGCGCCTAATCCATGGTTGCCTCAATCAGGCAGGATGGGACTGACTGGGACAGAATGCCTGGGAGCCATTCCCCCAGAGTCCCTCCAACCAGGCCATTCCCTCTGGGGCTTTGCATGACAAGGCTGAGGGCAGGATGTCCAATTCCTTCTAAGTCCCTTGTCCAAGTCCTCCTATTCCCCAAGGACATCCTCCAGGCCTCCTAGAATCATAAGATTTAGGgctagaagaaactttagaaaccATCCAGTACAACTtgactattttacagatgaggaaactgagggcca of the Sarcophilus harrisii chromosome 1, mSarHar1.11, whole genome shotgun sequence genome contains:
- the SLC25A41 gene encoding solute carrier family 25 member 41 isoform X1, coding for MEPHDRNPISYIQSFGPHPYHHQEKQQVLDTGEQLMVPVEVLRETNQAAWWKFLVSGAVAGAVSRTGTAPLDRAKVFMQVYASKTNIMNLLGGMRSMIQEGGIGSLWRGNGINVLKIAPEYAIKFSVFEQCKNSFCNQDNPQAFHERILASSLAAAISQTLINPMEVLKTRLMLRRTGQYNGLLDCACQILGREGARAFYRGYLPNMLGIVPYACTDLAIYEALKWVWLYLGFHSNNPSGMVSLLSITLSSTCGQMASYPLTLVRTRMQAQDTVEGSNPTMRGVFGKILAQQGMPGLYRGVTPTLLKVLPAVGISCVVYEAMKSALGVAK